One window from the genome of Halodesulfovibrio sp. MK-HDV encodes:
- a CDS encoding alkaline phosphatase translates to MRFLGLRSVSAMLCALIVLTGSVCITHAEEYYSGTPAKYVFLFIGDGMGIAQKMSTEAVTGEQLVFDDFPVQGITTTQANNRFIVGSAAAATAMSSGQITNIGMIGMSPNGKSVKTIAEMARDNGQKVGIVSSVSIDHATPAAFYAHVPKRSQYHYIDHALAASNFDYFAGGGLKDPKGTRKGIEARGNAVTAIKKAGYKIISNRSGFEKLSKSSGKVLAYNEWLQDSGATPYEIDRRTQDISLAEFTAKGIALLDNPEGFFLMVEGGKIDWACHANDAKAAVMDTVAFNNAVKEAVAFYKKHPNDTLIVVTGDHETGGMTLGFAGTKYESHFNVLDAQTVSFEKFTQEVMEPFKKAAHGKNTFEDIKPQITKYFGLKFEGNPKKDTMVLKPYEVAKLQEAFIQSMAGQLIKNNSPQAAILYGSYDPLVVAVTHTVNNKAGLAWTSFKHTGTPIVTSAIGVGAESFRNNYHQSEIAKKIMAVMGIAPAVSVASK, encoded by the coding sequence ATGCGTTTCTTAGGACTACGTTCTGTTTCAGCAATGTTATGTGCACTTATCGTGCTTACCGGTTCTGTCTGTATTACCCATGCCGAAGAATACTACTCCGGCACTCCAGCTAAGTATGTGTTTCTCTTCATCGGTGACGGCATGGGCATTGCTCAAAAAATGTCTACCGAAGCAGTCACTGGTGAACAACTTGTCTTTGACGACTTCCCTGTTCAAGGCATCACGACCACACAGGCCAACAACAGATTTATTGTTGGATCAGCTGCCGCCGCAACTGCCATGAGCTCTGGTCAAATTACAAATATCGGCATGATCGGTATGTCTCCAAACGGAAAAAGCGTAAAAACAATTGCAGAAATGGCGCGTGATAACGGCCAAAAAGTCGGCATTGTTTCAAGCGTATCCATTGACCACGCAACTCCTGCCGCATTCTATGCTCACGTTCCAAAGCGCTCACAGTATCACTATATTGATCATGCTCTCGCAGCTTCCAATTTTGACTACTTTGCAGGTGGCGGTCTTAAAGATCCCAAAGGCACACGCAAAGGCATTGAAGCTCGCGGCAACGCAGTAACAGCCATTAAAAAAGCCGGATACAAAATAATATCCAACCGCAGCGGATTTGAAAAACTTTCAAAGAGTAGCGGCAAAGTGCTTGCGTACAACGAGTGGTTGCAGGATTCCGGCGCAACACCATACGAAATTGATCGCCGCACACAGGATATCTCTCTGGCCGAATTTACTGCAAAAGGCATTGCCCTGCTCGACAACCCAGAAGGTTTCTTCCTGATGGTTGAAGGCGGTAAAATTGACTGGGCTTGCCATGCAAACGATGCAAAAGCCGCAGTCATGGACACCGTAGCTTTCAACAACGCCGTAAAAGAAGCCGTGGCGTTCTATAAAAAACATCCTAACGATACGTTGATAGTCGTCACTGGTGACCACGAAACTGGTGGCATGACTCTCGGCTTTGCCGGAACCAAATACGAAAGCCATTTTAATGTGCTTGATGCACAGACTGTCTCTTTTGAAAAATTCACTCAGGAAGTCATGGAGCCTTTCAAAAAAGCAGCTCACGGCAAAAATACGTTCGAAGACATCAAACCGCAGATTACAAAATACTTTGGTCTCAAGTTTGAAGGTAACCCTAAAAAAGATACCATGGTGCTTAAGCCGTATGAAGTTGCCAAACTTCAAGAAGCATTCATTCAGTCTATGGCTGGACAACTCATCAAAAACAATTCTCCACAGGCAGCCATTCTGTACGGTAGTTACGACCCGCTTGTTGTGGCTGTAACCCACACTGTAAACAACAAAGCCGGTCTTGCGTGGACGTCCTTCAAACACACAGGCACTCCTATTGTAACCAGTGCAATTGGTGTCGGTGCAGAAAGCTTTAGAAACAATTACCATCAGTCCGAAATTGCTAAAAAAATTATGGCGGTAATGGGCATTGCCCCTGCTGTAAGCGTAGCATCTAAGTAG
- a CDS encoding YibE/F family protein — MRTKSTTRDNILIGVFLLLSIVLWNVPTPFDDRIDDTAEQFKGEILSVDNSQLQRHSLVTVGVQILDVTMLEGARKGETFTVSNQLMGRLDIDKAFSVGDTALLVVTHTPEGAIDTIVPQDHYRIDLELGLLFLFALLLILFGGKTGAKALLSFIFTGLVLWKIFIPSLLLGVDPIWLALAIVASLTGTIIFLVAGLSRMGTVAFLGAMLGVASSCGLAVWATSAFKLHGAIMPFAETLLYAGYAHLNITQIYVAAIFVAASGAVMDLAMDVAASLQEVVDTHPSISRKEALFSGLRVGRAVVGTMTTTLLLAYSGGYVTLLMAFMAQGIPVINMFNMLYVAAEVVKTLVGSFGLVLVAPFTACIGAILFTQKKESAQPQKQLSTVLQNS, encoded by the coding sequence GTGCGTACAAAATCGACAACACGAGACAACATTCTCATTGGTGTTTTTTTACTTCTCTCTATTGTTCTCTGGAATGTTCCAACACCGTTTGATGACAGAATAGACGACACTGCCGAACAATTTAAAGGCGAAATTCTTTCAGTTGATAACAGCCAGCTCCAACGACATTCGCTGGTAACTGTTGGTGTACAGATTCTTGATGTCACAATGCTGGAAGGCGCACGCAAAGGGGAAACTTTTACGGTCAGTAACCAACTCATGGGTCGACTCGACATCGACAAGGCTTTCTCCGTAGGTGATACGGCCTTACTCGTTGTCACCCATACACCGGAAGGGGCAATAGATACAATTGTCCCTCAGGATCACTACCGCATAGATCTTGAGCTAGGTTTGCTTTTCTTGTTTGCCCTGCTGTTAATTCTCTTCGGCGGCAAAACGGGGGCAAAAGCATTACTCAGTTTCATTTTTACGGGACTTGTATTGTGGAAAATTTTTATTCCGTCTCTGCTTCTCGGTGTTGATCCCATATGGCTTGCACTCGCAATTGTAGCAAGTCTCACGGGTACAATCATTTTTCTTGTGGCAGGACTAAGCCGTATGGGAACAGTGGCTTTTCTGGGAGCAATGCTCGGGGTAGCAAGTAGTTGTGGTCTGGCAGTATGGGCAACAAGTGCCTTCAAACTTCACGGTGCCATAATGCCCTTCGCAGAAACGTTGCTCTACGCAGGGTATGCTCACTTGAATATTACGCAGATTTACGTGGCAGCCATTTTTGTAGCAGCATCCGGTGCCGTTATGGATTTAGCAATGGATGTGGCGGCAAGCTTGCAGGAAGTCGTGGACACTCACCCGTCAATCAGCAGAAAAGAGGCATTGTTCTCCGGTCTCAGAGTCGGACGCGCTGTGGTGGGTACCATGACGACTACTCTGCTACTTGCATATTCAGGCGGCTATGTAACCTTGCTTATGGCTTTCATGGCTCAAGGTATTCCCGTCATCAATATGTTCAACATGCTCTATGTCGCCGCTGAGGTAGTCAAAACGCTAGTGGGCAGTTTCGGCCTTGTGCTTGTTGCGCCGTTTACCGCGTGCATCGGAGCAATTCTCTTCACACAGAAAAAAGAAAGTGCTCAGCCGCAAAAGCAACTGAGCACTGTATTACAAAACTCATAG
- the fsa gene encoding fructose-6-phosphate aldolase — protein MEFFIDTASIEDIKTATEQGLIDGVTTNPTLLSREGGDWRVRAREILEVVKGPVSLEVVAEDAPGMIAQAHDLKKMGDNVVVKIPMTSEGLKAIKALSSEGIHTNVTLIFSPLQALLAAKAGGTYVSPFIGRLDAIGDNGMNLVEEIRTIFDNYGYTTKILVASVRHPMHVLEAALVGADVATVPFSVLQQFVHHPLTDKGLASFLGDWKKLTGGKW, from the coding sequence ATGGAATTTTTTATTGATACCGCTAGTATAGAAGACATTAAGACAGCAACAGAACAGGGTTTAATTGACGGTGTTACCACCAACCCTACATTACTTTCGCGCGAAGGCGGAGATTGGCGCGTACGCGCAAGAGAAATTTTAGAAGTAGTAAAAGGGCCTGTAAGTCTCGAAGTTGTAGCAGAAGATGCACCGGGCATGATTGCACAGGCGCATGATCTGAAAAAAATGGGCGACAACGTTGTTGTTAAAATCCCTATGACGTCAGAAGGGCTGAAAGCTATCAAGGCTCTTTCCAGTGAAGGTATTCATACAAACGTTACATTGATCTTTTCACCGTTACAGGCGTTGCTTGCTGCAAAAGCAGGCGGAACTTATGTAAGTCCGTTTATTGGTCGTCTTGATGCCATTGGCGATAACGGTATGAATTTGGTTGAAGAAATCCGCACTATTTTTGATAACTACGGATACACTACAAAGATTCTTGTAGCGAGTGTCCGTCATCCTATGCATGTGCTTGAGGCTGCTTTGGTCGGTGCAGATGTGGCGACTGTTCCTTTTAGTGTTCTGCAGCAGTTTGTACATCATCCACTTACTGATAAAGGGCTTGCCAGTTTCCTTGGGGACTGGAAGAAGCTGACAGGCGGTAAATGGTAA